In one Thermosipho ferrireducens genomic region, the following are encoded:
- a CDS encoding glycosyltransferase family 2 protein has product MRNCLLSVAMIVKDEEHNIRRALESIKDIVDEIIVVDTGSTDKTPEIVKEYTDKLYFYEWTGNFSDARNYSLKFPTCEWVLIYDADEEVKADFKGIREFLKNLPENVNTVYLPTLSYLDWDLKKTEVASTPRVFRNGTVKYENIVHNQAKHKGKVVQAPFIIYHYGYIWTRELREKKYNRTRELIIKFLESKDIDAIERIYYLVQLYKTETLSKYKHRKIEVGWKTLNAIEQLREIPGIGLEFLYLFGFDCLNAGLYNLAERLFKMALKATPDFPDPYYGLIGVAEKRNDIDAQIEYGETFLKKVKFAEEHPEKFEWTITGFKFKAGVHTVLAKGYLNKNRLEKFKYHLEKIFEYIEETGEDIKKLTRILLTEITKVDQDEILKRIKPDFEKILNYMYEHNVHLNIWNVVYKYLENGISLSPELLSKFAKSDFEKLVVKKLERQEEDYLIEYAFGNSPEEVIKNYGIPALLFYFEYYQGEPVDLLKFLSSVRKFESSELKGVANALIADTYLKLGNFNGAINYYKKAIEESSELAEFVKPVIDDLKTKLDSEIEGTFDELKKYFGKRKEFLFDITKIYPKEELKYLHFISNTDFAKYISATSSDNEKIAEKLLKKIENKEDFPFFYYRLSKIYEKKPNEYRKAFELHIKACEENSILGDISLGKYEYNAFYPNVTYSFMKRDDRIVWVGNISEKISGLGVINPIRMWKKCEKFYYSYPYPSDEALNIYKERAKKTYKTTPYDVEIENILELILEMDVTDINLVGEIENDWIFEDIGVDLKKDSKNILVFKEVHYEHELSRLIKNAKKGAILFFVPVMDNREDIVWYNPEFRILRTTNQMVKEIKRFGYEIKKLKIFNKNLRGIIFER; this is encoded by the coding sequence ATGAGGAACTGTCTTCTATCTGTTGCAATGATTGTGAAAGATGAGGAACATAACATAAGAAGGGCACTTGAAAGTATCAAAGATATAGTAGATGAAATAATAGTCGTTGATACTGGTTCTACAGATAAAACTCCTGAAATAGTTAAAGAGTATACGGATAAGTTGTATTTTTATGAATGGACCGGGAATTTTTCAGATGCGCGTAATTATTCGTTGAAATTCCCCACATGTGAGTGGGTGCTGATTTATGATGCAGATGAGGAGGTAAAGGCTGATTTTAAAGGGATAAGAGAATTTCTTAAAAATTTGCCTGAAAATGTAAATACAGTATATTTACCCACGTTAAGTTACCTTGATTGGGATCTTAAAAAAACAGAAGTAGCCTCAACACCGAGAGTCTTCCGAAATGGAACGGTAAAATACGAAAATATTGTACATAATCAGGCTAAACATAAAGGAAAAGTTGTTCAGGCCCCTTTTATAATATACCATTATGGATATATATGGACACGTGAGTTAAGAGAGAAAAAGTATAATCGAACTCGAGAGCTTATAATCAAATTTTTAGAAAGCAAAGATATAGATGCAATAGAAAGAATATATTATCTGGTTCAACTTTATAAGACAGAAACTTTGTCAAAATACAAGCACAGGAAAATTGAAGTAGGATGGAAAACATTAAATGCGATAGAACAATTGAGGGAAATTCCTGGAATTGGATTAGAATTTTTGTATTTGTTTGGCTTTGATTGTCTTAATGCAGGTTTATACAATCTGGCAGAAAGATTGTTTAAAATGGCTTTAAAAGCAACTCCAGATTTTCCGGATCCATATTATGGATTAATAGGAGTGGCAGAAAAAAGGAACGATATAGATGCCCAAATAGAATACGGGGAGACTTTTCTCAAAAAGGTGAAATTTGCTGAGGAACATCCAGAAAAATTTGAATGGACAATTACCGGATTTAAGTTTAAAGCAGGGGTTCATACTGTTCTGGCAAAAGGGTACTTAAATAAAAATAGGCTTGAAAAGTTTAAATACCATTTAGAAAAAATCTTTGAATATATAGAAGAAACAGGAGAAGACATAAAAAAATTAACAAGAATTTTATTGACTGAAATAACAAAAGTTGACCAGGATGAGATTTTGAAAAGGATAAAACCTGATTTTGAAAAGATACTTAATTACATGTACGAGCATAATGTTCATTTAAATATATGGAATGTTGTATATAAATATTTAGAAAATGGGATTTCACTTTCGCCGGAATTGCTTTCAAAGTTTGCAAAAAGTGATTTTGAAAAGTTGGTTGTTAAAAAGCTGGAGAGGCAGGAAGAAGATTATCTTATCGAATATGCATTTGGTAATTCACCAGAAGAAGTGATAAAAAATTATGGAATTCCGGCGCTTCTTTTTTATTTTGAATATTACCAGGGAGAACCTGTGGATTTGTTGAAGTTTTTAAGTAGTGTTAGAAAATTTGAAAGTAGCGAGTTAAAAGGAGTAGCAAATGCGTTAATTGCTGATACATATTTAAAACTTGGAAATTTCAACGGCGCAATTAATTATTATAAAAAAGCCATAGAAGAAAGTTCAGAATTAGCAGAATTTGTAAAACCTGTTATTGATGATTTGAAAACTAAACTTGATTCTGAAATTGAGGGTACATTTGATGAGTTGAAAAAATACTTTGGAAAAAGGAAAGAGTTTTTGTTTGATATTACAAAAATATACCCGAAAGAGGAATTAAAATATCTGCACTTTATTTCAAATACCGATTTTGCAAAATATATATCTGCTACCAGTAGTGATAACGAAAAAATAGCAGAAAAACTTCTTAAAAAAATTGAAAATAAAGAAGACTTTCCATTCTTTTATTATAGACTTTCTAAAATATATGAGAAAAAACCAAACGAGTATAGGAAGGCCTTCGAATTACACATAAAAGCCTGTGAAGAGAATTCTATATTAGGCGACATATCTCTTGGAAAATATGAATATAACGCGTTTTATCCAAATGTCACTTACTCATTTATGAAAAGAGACGACAGAATTGTCTGGGTTGGGAATATTTCAGAAAAAATCTCCGGGTTAGGGGTAATAAATCCTATAAGAATGTGGAAAAAATGTGAAAAGTTTTACTATTCATATCCTTATCCAAGTGATGAAGCTCTTAATATTTATAAAGAAAGAGCTAAAAAAACATATAAAACAACTCCTTATGATGTTGAGATAGAAAATATTCTGGAACTCATTTTAGAAATGGACGTGACGGATATCAACTTAGTGGGAGAAATAGAAAACGACTGGATTTTTGAAGATATAGGTGTAGATTTAAAAAAAGATTCGAAAAATATCTTAGTATTTAAAGAAGTACATTATGAACACGAACTTTCAAGGCTTATTAAAAATGCTAAGAAGGGGGCTATATTGTTTTTTGTACCTGTAATGGATAATAGGGAAGATATTGTCTGGTATAATCCTGAATTTAGAATATTAAGAACAACAAACCAGATGGTGAAAGAAATAAAAAGATTTGGATATGAAATTAAGAAATTGAAAATTTTTAATAAAAATTTGAGAGGAATAATATTTGAAAGGTAG
- a CDS encoding glycosyltransferase family 4 protein, with translation MLFIVLSFAVAVVSIPIAGKIARKYGIVDKPDGILKTHEKGVPYLGGMGIYFALMLISPFDIVVKSSITLLAFLGLYDDLKGVSPKIRLIIEFIAGGLLAYKYVGVSLYLFLGAFFVAVIINAVNMMDGMDGVCSGVSVIGSAGLIFIVTSNYDKQLLLALIGALVAYLMYNFPPARIFMGDMGSYIVGGVLSAAFLSSSRAGTVSLLSAVIILTPFFLDLAAGFFRRLLNGKSPFSGDRAHIYDKVYLRLKNKRKTFFIMLIISSTYVLTGFLFYINSSLRISAFLFYLVITIFLVLHLKLLKYE, from the coding sequence GTGCTTTTTATAGTTTTGAGTTTTGCAGTAGCAGTTGTGTCTATTCCAATAGCAGGTAAAATAGCAAGAAAATATGGTATAGTGGATAAACCAGACGGTATTTTAAAAACACATGAAAAGGGAGTTCCATATCTTGGTGGTATGGGAATATATTTTGCTTTGATGCTTATAAGTCCTTTTGATATTGTTGTTAAATCTTCCATAACACTTTTAGCTTTTTTAGGACTTTATGATGATTTAAAGGGTGTTTCACCTAAAATAAGATTAATCATTGAATTTATAGCTGGTGGGCTATTAGCATATAAATATGTAGGAGTGTCGTTGTATTTATTCCTCGGTGCGTTTTTTGTAGCTGTGATAATAAATGCGGTAAATATGATGGATGGAATGGATGGAGTTTGTTCAGGCGTTTCTGTTATAGGAAGTGCTGGTTTGATCTTTATAGTTACGAGTAATTATGATAAGCAATTACTTCTGGCTTTAATAGGAGCGTTGGTAGCTTATTTAATGTACAACTTCCCTCCTGCAAGGATTTTTATGGGGGATATGGGCAGCTATATAGTAGGTGGTGTTCTTTCAGCTGCTTTTCTATCATCTTCAAGAGCAGGGACAGTTTCTTTGCTTTCGGCTGTGATTATCTTAACTCCGTTTTTTCTGGATCTTGCAGCTGGTTTCTTTAGAAGATTATTGAATGGAAAGTCGCCATTTAGTGGGGATAGAGCTCATATTTATGACAAAGTGTATTTAAGATTAAAAAACAAAAGGAAAACATTTTTCATTATGCTTATAATTTCCAGTACTTACGTGCTAACAGGTTTTCTTTTTTATATAAACAGCTCTTTAAGGATTTCTGCGTTTTTATTTTACCTTGTTATTACCATATTTCTTGTTCTTCATTTAAAGTTGTTAAAATATGAATAA
- a CDS encoding O-antigen ligase family protein, whose product MFQDILMHITIVLVALFTSQKYTYEFSVPKYAILTLAISVLFTMLVFKWIKEKKISLYLTPAHVLWIGFAIVSIISSFNVLRDNPYYFRRSFDIGLYVLFNAVLAVYFSTVYKDKRRINSLLFTFLITGLFVSVDALINFYTGYDVFLGKVGSPFERASIKATVGNVIFTANYIDMLLPVALYFILSFDPGFGKINSLWKIVLLKITAAFAFIVGVVAVIVSQTRSEYLAIIIMSILYVVFYFVWVKIGKKKDSAFESLKAEKEIMAKKVENFEKILLVTILTFVVIAVVVYNTPNVFTGKGKVNMTSRFSAMASVSSIDERKLSWFTSLELWEDHKIFGSGIGTYQLLSISKMGEYLEKHPELYYGWNNFKRAHNDYFQVLGETGIAGLLLILGVLTVLVYYFFSIPGKLKDRDEILLFLSLSVAIVGFAIQSFFSFPGHLLPNALAATFFASVAIGPYFTRKSHKEIKGIFGIIIGMLLLIITYSSTYLRWNHFISEVYFKKGNSAYLTYVKVLEELPKANSYITQLRNQLKELENLSGRFEYLKPENWKTLKRQEYQRKGLSFNDVDIENQRLSEINKIRSKILSELNQIEAQRKKLPGIADNYYKLAKENLVKSVSLNHTYGKSYFYLASLVAQNPRISELKVALPERYEQIFRQEFDDYQKVIFPEYKHKWLEKIVPFIKNNPAIISKFDFASMQAVIDSIGLYETSLKTFNERNTYKALAMRYHTLHNFSKQLLSIIPSTNTELINYVKKIAVSSFDSYVDYAKLTIYNMPGGWNRFPDWKNPDLAKASVGEDIYRFFAGMTVKLQPPTLLVVRDFLNWLALQEIKAVKYMNLKGIWGVPDGVLDFLHASAFAYYKAGQFQETIYALQKLKKMYKNSYENAEKNIEKYLTFARKEVEKRKSKLEENLEKILKETGAPSAAINFVTKKFETVVMDIFNSFVNYNFLAIETDYMKKLVNEQFTKWYDTRKAGIWSSIAVEKMNQFIKELQKMGFPTSTLLEIKNALKSIIYPTPNINVYERYKRFVAHYQLILNDLNYMAKNLKSTYQEMTDNMWEGVIKDWSEIVMEDGTPLNNKEDILNYLDKIVSNK is encoded by the coding sequence ATGTTCCAGGATATATTGATGCACATTACGATAGTTCTTGTGGCACTTTTCACGAGTCAGAAATATACCTATGAATTTAGTGTTCCAAAATATGCAATATTAACTTTAGCAATATCTGTTCTGTTTACAATGTTAGTTTTTAAGTGGATCAAGGAAAAGAAAATCTCTTTATATTTAACACCTGCGCATGTTTTGTGGATAGGTTTTGCTATTGTTTCTATTATTTCAAGTTTTAATGTCCTAAGGGATAATCCATATTATTTCAGACGGTCTTTTGATATAGGCTTATATGTTTTGTTTAACGCTGTTCTTGCTGTGTATTTTAGTACTGTGTACAAAGATAAAAGAAGAATCAACTCATTACTGTTTACTTTTTTAATAACGGGATTATTTGTTAGTGTTGATGCGCTTATAAATTTTTACACAGGATACGATGTTTTTCTTGGAAAAGTTGGGAGTCCATTTGAAAGGGCTTCAATAAAAGCCACAGTGGGAAATGTGATTTTTACAGCAAATTATATTGACATGCTTCTGCCTGTTGCGCTTTACTTTATTTTAAGTTTTGATCCTGGTTTTGGAAAAATTAATTCGTTATGGAAAATTGTTTTGTTAAAGATAACTGCAGCTTTTGCTTTTATCGTAGGTGTTGTGGCTGTTATAGTTTCACAGACGAGGTCTGAATATCTGGCTATTATAATTATGAGTATCCTTTACGTTGTGTTCTATTTTGTATGGGTTAAAATAGGGAAGAAAAAGGATAGTGCTTTTGAAAGCTTAAAAGCGGAAAAAGAAATAATGGCAAAAAAAGTGGAAAATTTTGAAAAAATACTACTTGTTACTATACTCACTTTTGTTGTTATTGCCGTTGTTGTGTACAACACTCCAAATGTTTTTACAGGAAAAGGAAAAGTTAATATGACCTCGCGTTTTAGTGCAATGGCATCGGTATCAAGTATAGATGAGAGAAAACTATCATGGTTTACTTCTTTAGAACTCTGGGAAGATCACAAAATATTTGGTAGTGGAATCGGGACATATCAATTGCTTTCCATATCAAAGATGGGGGAATATTTAGAAAAACACCCAGAGCTTTACTATGGATGGAATAATTTTAAACGTGCTCATAACGATTATTTTCAGGTGTTGGGAGAAACTGGTATAGCAGGTTTACTACTTATTTTAGGGGTTTTAACAGTGTTGGTTTATTATTTTTTCAGTATTCCTGGAAAATTAAAAGATAGAGATGAGATTTTGCTCTTTCTTTCTTTATCTGTAGCGATTGTTGGTTTTGCTATTCAGAGTTTTTTCAGTTTTCCAGGGCATCTTTTACCTAATGCACTTGCAGCTACCTTTTTTGCAAGTGTCGCTATAGGTCCTTATTTTACAAGAAAAAGTCATAAAGAAATCAAAGGTATTTTTGGGATTATTATAGGAATGCTGTTGCTTATAATAACGTACTCTTCCACATACCTTAGGTGGAATCATTTCATATCGGAAGTTTATTTCAAAAAGGGTAATAGTGCATATCTTACCTATGTGAAAGTTCTCGAAGAACTTCCAAAGGCAAATTCATATATAACCCAGCTTCGAAACCAGCTAAAAGAATTGGAGAATTTATCTGGACGATTTGAATACTTAAAGCCCGAAAATTGGAAGACCTTAAAAAGGCAGGAGTACCAGAGAAAGGGACTATCCTTTAACGATGTGGATATAGAAAACCAAAGACTTTCTGAGATAAATAAGATAAGATCTAAAATACTAAGCGAACTTAATCAGATAGAGGCTCAAAGAAAGAAATTACCGGGTATAGCTGATAACTATTATAAACTTGCAAAAGAGAATCTTGTAAAAAGTGTGAGTTTGAACCACACTTATGGAAAATCTTATTTTTATTTAGCTTCGCTTGTTGCTCAAAATCCAAGAATTTCAGAGTTAAAAGTTGCTCTTCCAGAACGTTATGAACAAATTTTCAGGCAGGAGTTTGATGATTATCAAAAAGTGATTTTTCCAGAGTATAAGCATAAATGGCTGGAAAAAATTGTTCCTTTCATAAAAAATAATCCAGCTATTATTTCAAAATTTGATTTTGCTTCAATGCAGGCGGTAATTGATTCTATAGGTTTATACGAAACGTCCCTTAAAACCTTTAATGAGAGAAACACGTATAAGGCTCTTGCCATGAGATATCATACACTTCATAATTTTTCAAAGCAACTTTTGAGTATAATTCCATCAACAAATACGGAACTTATAAATTATGTAAAGAAAATAGCTGTAAGCTCGTTTGATTCCTACGTGGACTATGCGAAGTTAACTATATATAACATGCCCGGAGGCTGGAATAGATTTCCAGATTGGAAAAATCCTGATTTAGCAAAAGCAAGTGTCGGGGAAGATATATACAGATTTTTTGCAGGGATGACAGTAAAGCTTCAGCCTCCAACCCTCCTGGTTGTAAGAGATTTTCTTAACTGGTTAGCTCTTCAAGAGATAAAAGCGGTAAAGTACATGAATTTAAAGGGAATATGGGGTGTCCCAGATGGCGTACTTGACTTTTTGCATGCAAGTGCTTTTGCGTATTATAAAGCTGGACAATTTCAGGAAACAATTTACGCTCTTCAAAAGTTGAAAAAAATGTATAAGAACTCATATGAAAATGCTGAGAAGAATATAGAAAAGTATTTAACATTTGCAAGAAAAGAAGTGGAAAAAAGAAAATCAAAGCTGGAAGAAAACCTTGAAAAAATTTTGAAGGAAACGGGGGCTCCATCGGCGGCAATTAATTTTGTAACAAAAAAATTCGAAACGGTTGTAATGGATATTTTTAATAGTTTTGTTAATTATAACTTTTTGGCAATAGAAACAGATTATATGAAAAAACTTGTAAATGAGCAATTTACAAAATGGTATGACACAAGAAAAGCAGGAATATGGTCTTCGATAGCGGTTGAAAAAATGAACCAGTTTATAAAAGAGCTTCAAAAGATGGGATTTCCAACAAGTACGTTGCTGGAAATAAAGAACGCATTAAAAAGCATTATATATCCAACGCCTAATATCAATGTTTATGAACGTTATAAGAGATTTGTAGCACATTATCAGCTTATTTTGAACGATTTGAATTATATGGCAAAAAATTTAAAAAGTACATATCAAGAGATGACAGATAATATGTGGGAGGGTGTAATAAAAGACTGGAGTGAAATTGTAATGGAAGATGGGACACCGTTGAACAACAAAGAAGATATATTGAACTATCTTGATAAAATAGTCTCAAATAAGTAA
- a CDS encoding NAD-dependent epimerase/dehydratase family protein, translated as MIFITGGSGHLGNVLIRKLRALGEKIVTLVHPNDKCTSLEELDVKILKCDIRNCDKLDSIIKESDVVIHLAAIISILPWRKKLVYSINVNGTKNILKLVQKHNKKLIYVSSVHAFSEPEPYSIIDESTTIDPKLTSGVYGKSKATAALEVMNAAKSGVDVVTICPTGIIGPFDFKPSNMGIFFLNYLKGKLKYIIDGSFDFVDVRDVATGIISSIEKGKKGQFYILGNKTISLLELIKTLNKISGLTTIPEIVSTKIAYFFSYLAIFYGLLTNSKPLFTPYSIHTLTRNYIFSHSKAQKELSYNPRPFELTLSDTLKWFKEYFITKKYTLLHINS; from the coding sequence ATGATATTTATAACGGGGGGCTCAGGGCATTTAGGTAACGTTCTTATCAGAAAGTTACGCGCACTAGGCGAAAAAATAGTTACTTTAGTTCATCCCAATGATAAATGCACCAGTCTTGAAGAACTTGATGTTAAAATTTTAAAATGCGATATTAGAAACTGTGATAAACTGGATAGCATTATAAAAGAAAGTGATGTTGTAATACATCTTGCAGCTATTATTTCCATTCTTCCCTGGAGAAAAAAGTTAGTTTATTCAATAAATGTAAACGGTACAAAAAATATTCTAAAACTTGTTCAAAAACACAACAAAAAGCTTATTTATGTTAGTTCAGTTCACGCTTTCTCCGAACCAGAACCATATTCTATTATCGACGAATCAACAACAATTGATCCCAAACTCACTTCTGGAGTATATGGTAAATCAAAAGCAACAGCTGCACTGGAAGTTATGAACGCAGCAAAGTCGGGTGTTGATGTTGTGACGATTTGCCCAACAGGTATAATTGGACCTTTTGACTTCAAACCTTCAAATATGGGAATTTTCTTTCTAAATTATTTAAAAGGAAAACTAAAATACATAATAGATGGAAGTTTTGATTTTGTCGATGTCCGCGACGTAGCTACTGGAATTATTAGCTCCATTGAAAAAGGGAAAAAAGGTCAATTTTACATCCTGGGAAATAAAACAATCAGCCTTTTAGAATTAATAAAAACTCTGAATAAGATTTCCGGCTTAACTACTATACCAGAGATTGTTAGCACGAAAATCGCATATTTTTTCTCATATCTGGCAATATTCTACGGACTTTTAACAAATTCAAAACCGTTATTCACTCCTTACTCTATTCACACTCTGACCAGAAATTATATCTTTTCCCACAGCAAAGCTCAAAAGGAACTATCCTACAATCCAAGGCCTTTCGAGCTTACACTTTCCGATACATTAAAATGGTTTAAAGAATATTTTATTACAAAAAAATATACACTTCTTCATATAAACAGCTAA
- a CDS encoding MarR family winged helix-turn-helix transcriptional regulator: MEKSEVFKVIFSLVVNFVNLIPKDKEFGEMTTNEFYLFLFINFHNPVTMKECSQKLRLSKSTITVLIDKLENKGIILRERSNTDRRKIYLVPTKKGKRLFSRISGYFSSIIDTVTAKIPKDKIEIINKGFEYFIKSLEVEK; the protein is encoded by the coding sequence ATGGAAAAAAGTGAAGTTTTTAAAGTTATTTTTTCATTAGTTGTAAATTTTGTCAATTTAATACCAAAAGATAAAGAATTCGGTGAGATGACTACAAACGAATTTTACTTATTCTTATTTATAAATTTTCATAATCCTGTGACAATGAAAGAATGCTCCCAAAAACTCAGGCTTTCAAAAAGTACCATAACAGTTTTAATAGATAAACTTGAAAACAAGGGAATTATCCTAAGAGAACGTTCAAATACTGATAGAAGAAAAATTTATCTTGTACCGACTAAAAAAGGAAAAAGATTATTCTCCAGAATTTCAGGGTATTTCTCTTCAATAATAGATACTGTAACAGCAAAAATTCCTAAAGACAAAATAGAAATTATAAACAAAGGGTTTGAATATTTCATAAAAAGTCTGGAAGTGGAAAAATGA
- a CDS encoding MFS transporter, translating into MKKAEKFIILEGIFSNFYFVLTQGVVFTSLAIYFGLNEVLLGITSAFPMIFQLFQLLTPPIIEKFKYRKKLLLFFNSFKLLWFVILLELFFDIKSVFTLIIVFAITQAFSSLAGNTWTSLVTDLIKPEIRGRYFGIRSVFVSFSTLLLFYLYSAIIDNVAEPKNYLLVIFTTLIGIILGLISLVPVEDPPVKVLGTFTEIRKIFSERNFIKLSLANMYWNFALLLAAPFFSYHQLKNLKIPMTYISYATIAMTLLSMVFYFVWGKISDKFGHKTVLISGISFVAISPAVWILMNENHWPFGLAIDALISGIGWAAINLTFLTLPMEVAKSSSPIYFAVFASFGGIGGLIGSIFGGYLAFYFNKLNFYINGYHLFGLQIFFLIESFLRLLAIPIFARIRTQKYISPITFMFSALNTIARRPTQRIYEQAKLSRPSYIKKIVPDNKRIQRWW; encoded by the coding sequence ATGAAAAAAGCTGAAAAATTTATCATCTTAGAAGGTATTTTCTCCAACTTCTATTTTGTGCTCACTCAGGGCGTAGTTTTTACATCACTCGCTATCTATTTTGGGCTAAACGAAGTCTTATTAGGAATAACAAGCGCCTTTCCTATGATTTTTCAACTTTTTCAGCTCTTAACTCCCCCTATAATAGAAAAATTTAAATACAGGAAAAAACTTCTTCTGTTTTTCAATTCCTTTAAACTCTTGTGGTTTGTTATACTTTTAGAGTTATTTTTTGATATAAAATCAGTTTTTACTTTAATAATAGTTTTCGCTATCACACAGGCTTTTTCATCACTTGCTGGTAATACGTGGACTTCTTTGGTAACAGATTTAATAAAGCCAGAAATAAGAGGAAGATACTTTGGCATAAGAAGTGTTTTTGTTTCATTTTCAACACTGCTTTTATTCTACCTCTATTCAGCAATAATAGACAATGTTGCTGAGCCAAAAAATTATCTTTTAGTCATATTTACAACATTAATTGGAATAATATTAGGCTTAATAAGCCTTGTTCCTGTTGAAGATCCACCTGTCAAAGTGCTTGGAACATTTACGGAAATAAGGAAAATTTTTTCAGAAAGAAATTTTATCAAGCTCTCTTTAGCCAATATGTACTGGAATTTCGCCTTGCTTTTAGCTGCTCCATTTTTTTCATACCATCAACTTAAAAACCTTAAAATTCCTATGACTTATATAAGTTATGCAACAATTGCAATGACGCTTTTATCCATGGTGTTTTATTTTGTCTGGGGAAAAATAAGTGATAAATTTGGCCATAAAACAGTTTTAATCAGCGGAATATCTTTCGTAGCAATTTCACCAGCTGTATGGATTTTAATGAACGAAAATCACTGGCCTTTTGGACTCGCAATTGATGCCCTTATATCTGGAATAGGTTGGGCTGCTATAAACTTGACATTTTTAACACTTCCCATGGAAGTAGCCAAAAGTTCTTCTCCTATATATTTTGCTGTTTTCGCATCTTTTGGTGGAATTGGCGGATTGATAGGTTCCATATTCGGAGGATATCTGGCGTTCTACTTTAACAAACTCAACTTTTACATAAATGGTTACCACCTTTTCGGACTCCAGATATTCTTTTTGATAGAAAGTTTTCTTAGGCTCCTTGCTATTCCAATATTTGCCAGAATACGTACTCAAAAATACATTTCTCCTATAACATTTATGTTCAGTGCCCTTAACACAATCGCAAGACGTCCCACTCAAAGAATATACGAGCAGGCAAAATTATCAAGGCCAAGCTATATAAAGAAAATCGTCCCCGACAACAAACGTATTCAAAGATGGTGGTAG